Genomic segment of Rubrivirga sp. SAORIC476:
TCGGCGAGTTCGGCGCCGAGGGCGGTCAGGACGAGCGTGTTCTTGGGCTCGGTGATGGCAGCGACCTCCTCGGGCGAGGCGCCCGCGTCCTCGGCGTAGTGGCGCTGGTCCTCGACCGACTCGGGCGTCACGTCGAGGATGCCAGTCACGCGGACCGTCCGCCCGGCGGCGTCCTTCGGGAAGGTGTAGACGTAGCTCTCCGACTCGTCGCGGGGGACGTTGATGCGGACCAACTGGCCTTCGTCGTCCGAGAACGTGAGCCAGCAGCCCGCCTGCTGGCAGACCTCGCGGGCGACGCCCTCCACCACGACCGTCTTGCCGGCGTACGTCTCGGCCTCGGCGATGAGCGCGTCCGGCGTGAGCGCGTCGCCGTCGGGCACGGCCTCGCCAAAGGTGCTCGCGGCCACCGAGGCGGCCTCGGTCGTCCCGTCGGAGGCCGCGGGGTCTGCCGGCGCGTCGGCGCAGGCGACCAGGAGGAGGAAGGGGAGAAGCAGGAGTCGAGTCATGGTCAGAGTCGTGCGTCTGGACGGCGGCCGTGGAGCGTCACGGATCGCCCACCGCGCGTCCAGATTACGGTGTGCCGGTCGGGGTGATGAGCTTGTCCGCCTCGATCGAGGCGCCGTCGCCGGACACGTCGGCGCCCGGGAAAGCGGACGGCAGGCACTTGGCCTCGAACTCGTCGCGGAAGCGCTTGATGCCCCAGCGGACCGGCCACGCGGCGGCGTCGGCGAGGGCGCAGACGGTGCGGCCCTCCATCTGGTCGCAGAGGTCGAGCAGCAGGTCGAGGTCGCGCGTGTAGCCCTGGCCGTCGTCGATGCGGTGGAGCAGCTTCTCCATCCAGCCCGTCCCGTCGCGGCAGGGCGTGCACTGGCCGCAGGACTCGTGGTGGTAGAAGTGCGCGATGCGGCGCGTGAAGCTCACCATGTCGGTGTCCTCGTCGAGGAAACACAGCCCGGCCGTGCCCATCGACGAGCCCGCCTCGCGGAGCGTCTCGGCGTCCATCGTGGCGTCCTTCGCCATGGCCCACGTGAGGGGCGGCGTGGACGAGCCGCCGGGGACGACGGCCTTGATCTTCTTGCCGCCGCGGGCGCCACCGGCCACCTCCAGCAGGTCCGGGATGAGCATCCCCGCCGGGTACTCGTAGACGCCCGGCCGGTTGACGTGGCCCGAGATGCCGTAGAGCACCGGTCCGGTGTGCTTCTCGGTGCCGATGCCCGCGAACCAGGCCGCGCCGCGGTTGACGATCAGCGGGACGTCCGCCAGCGTCTCGACGTTGTTGATCGTCGTCGGCATGCCGAAGACGCCGACCTGAGCGGGGAAGGGCGGCTTGATGCGCGGGTAGGCGCGGCGGCCCTCCAGCGAGTTCATCAGGCTCGTCTCCTCGCCACAGATGTATGCGCCGGCGCCCGCGTGGACCACGAGGTCCGTCGAGAAGTCAGTCCCGAGGATGTTCTTCCCGATGTAGCCCTTCGCGTACGCCTCGTCGACGGCCGTCTGGACGTGGTCGATGTAGTCCTTGTACTCGCCGCGGATGTAGAGGTAGCAGGTCTTGATCGACATCGCGTAGCACGCGAGCACGATCCCCTCGATCATCAGGTGCGGGTTGTACTCGAAGATCTGCCGGTCCTTGAACGTGCCCGGCTCCGACTCGTCGCCGTTGCAGCACAGGTAGCGCGGCTTGTCGGGGTCGACGGGCGGCATGAAGCTCCACTTCAGGCCGGTCGGGAAGCCCGCGCCGCCGCGCCCGCGCAGGCCGGACGCCTTGACCTCGTTGGTCAGGCCGACGGGGTCGTACTTGCCGTTCTTGACGACGTCCTTGAGGGCCTTGTAGCCGTCGGCCTCGGCCTCGTAGACGTCGATCTTGTGGAGGTCCTTGATCGGCGGCAGGATGACGCGCTCGTAGCTGCGCCAGTCGCCAGCCTTGGACTGTCCGGTGAGGAGGGTGTCGGTGTCGGCCATGGGATGTCGGGTCGGTCTGCCTCGGTGCCGAGGTGGACGGGGAGCCTTAGTGGATCGTGTCGGAGACCGGCGGGGTGATGTACGTCTCCGTCGCCTCGGCGTCGGAGCGGCGGTTGCCGTTCATCTCGTCCTCGTCCTGCGGCAGCGTGACCGACTCGAACGGGAGCGCCTTGCCGTCACGGAGGGTGTCGACCATCGCGTCGATCTTCTCCTTCGTCAGGTTGTGGACGTAGGGGCCGTTGGTGACCTGGAGCATCGGCGCGGAGCCACACGCACCGAGGCACTCGGCCTCCTGGACCGTGAAGAGGCCGTCCTCGGTGGTCTCGCCCTTGGTCACGCCTAGCTTCTCCTCGAGGTAGTGCAGCATGTCGTAGCCGCCGCAGACCTGGCACGAGAAGCAGGTGCACACGTCGAGGACGTAGGTGCCCTTCTTCTCCTTGAAGTACTGGGTGTAGAACGTCGCGACGCCGTACACCTTCGCGTACGGCACGCCCAGCGTGTCGGCGACGAGGTGCATCGCCTCGGGCGGGAGCCAGCCGTACTTGGCCTGCGCCAGCCAGAGCGTCTTCATGACCGCGCCGTCGGGCGTCGGGTACTGGCTGCGGAAGACGTCGATGCGTGCCTGCTCGTCGGCGGTCCAGACGAGGTCGGCGTCGGCGATCTGGCGCTCGGGCGCCTCGCCGGGCACGTACTGCGGCGTCGGGCTGACGAAGGGGCCGGGGGTTTCTGGCGTCATAACGTTCTGTGTTGAAGGTTGAACGTGGGCAAGGCCGAACCTTCCACGTTCCACGTCGCACGTTCTACTTGTCCGAGTCGCCGATGACGGGATCCACGGAGCCAATGAGGACGACGGTGTCGGCCACCATGGCGCCCTCCATCATGGTCTCGAGGCCCTGGAGGTTCTTGAAGGAGCCGGTCACGATCTTGGCGCGCCACGGGCTCCCGGTGCCGTCCGAGACGAGGTGGAAGCCGAGCTCGCCCTTGGGGCTCTCGATGGCGTGGTAGCACTCGGCACCCTTCGGCGGGGCGACGCCGGTGTCGGTCATCATGAAGTCGTGGATCATGCCCTCCATCGAGTAATAGACCTCGTCCTTGGAGGCGTAGGCCGCCTTCGCGTTGTCGACGCGGATCGGCCCCTTGGGCAGCTTCTGGAGGCACTGCCGGATAATGCGGACCGACTGCTCCATCTCCTCGACGCGCACGAAGTAGCGGGCGAGCGAGTCGCCCTCGGTGCGCATCGGGATATCGAAATCGACCTGGTCGTAGACGAGGTAGGGCTCGAAGAGCCGGATATCGTGGGCGACGCCCGAGGCGCGGAGGGTCGGGCCGGTGTAGCCCTCCCGGAGCACGTCCTCCCGCGTCAGCGTGCCGACGCCCTCGTTGCGGTCGATCCAGATGCGGTTGCGGTTGAGAAGCTTCTTCCAGTCGGCGATCTGCTGCTCGAACTCGTCGCAGAAGCGCTCGGTCATGGCGAGGGCCTCGTCCGAGAAGTCGAACGCGAGGCCGCCGATGCGGGAGTGTGAGACGGTGAAGCGCGCGCCCGCGATCTCGTCGAAGATGGAGTAGATCTCCTCGCGGTACTTGAACGTCCAGAGGAAGACCGACAACGCGCCGGCGTCCATCACCATCGTGCCCGCCCACAGAAGGTGCGACGAGATGCGGGCGAGCTCGCAGCCGATGGTCCGGAGCCACTGGGCCCGCTCGGGCGCCTCGATGCCGGCCAGTTTCTCGACCGCGAGGCACCACGCCACGTTGTTCGAGTAGGGCGACATGTAGTCCATGCGGTCCGTGTAGGGCATGAACTCCTGGTAGGTCTTCACCTCGGCCAGCTTCTCGATGCCGCGGTGCAGGTACCCGATGTCGAGGAGGCACTTCTCGATGGTCTCGCCGTCGAGCTGGCAGACGACGCGGAGGGCGCCGTGCGTGGCCGGGTGCTGCGGGCCCAGGTTGAGCACCATGCGGCTCTCCAGCGGGTCCTCCGCGATCATCGGCACGGCCGAGCCGACCGGGGCGCCGTCGCCGCCGAGGTCGACGCGCTGCCTGGCGTCCGCCTCGGCCTGGATCTCGACCTGCGTGTGGCGGTCCGCCAGCGCGCGGTAGAGCGCGGCGTTGTGGCGCGGCCAGAACGTGAAGAGGTCCTCGGACGTGCCGGGGGCCGCGGCGTGGGCGTTGGGGGTGGCCTGGTCGGTGGTCGCCATAGAGGGGAGGGTACGGGGTACTACCGGGTACGGGGTCTGGCAAGACGGCCAGTGCGAGGCACCCTGTACCTCGTACCCCGGACCGTGTACCTAGTCAGAGTCGAGGTCCTTCGGGATCTGGCCGTGGGCACGCGGGAACGGGTCGGCCTGGAGATCGCCGTCGGGGTGGTTGGCCGGGAGCGGAAGCGAGCCCGGGATGCCGAGGGTCGGGAATTCCTTCCGCAGCGGGTGGTACTCGAAGTCCTCCGGCATATAGATGCGCCGGTGGTCGGTGAGGCCCTCGAAGCGGATGCCCATCATGTCCCAGGCCTCGCGCTCGTGCCAGTTGGCGCCCGGGTGGACGTGCGTGATGGTCGGCACCGTCGGGTCCTCCTCATCCACTCGGACCTTCAGGCGAATCCGCTTCTTGGCCTCCAGCGCGCACAGGTTGTAGAACACCTCGAAGCGGTCCTCCTCGGTGAACCGGTCGATGGTGCCGATGTCGGTCAGGTAGTCGAAGCCGACCTCGTCGTAGAGGAACTGCACCACGTCCGCGAGGCGGGCGGTCTCGACGAAGACCGTCGTCTCGCCCGCGTAGCCGACCGTCTCCAGGATGGCGTCGCCGAACTCCTCGTTCAGGGCGGCGAGCACCTTGGGGACGATCCAGGTCGCCTTGGCGTGCGGGTTCTCGGTCTGGAGCCGCTCCATCTCGCCCGCCAGCGCGTCGCGCGGCGTGAAGTGGAACTTCAGCGTCTGGGCCTGCTCGCCGGGGTCGACGAACGGCGCGTCGTCCGGGCCGCCTACCAGCGCGTCGGCGATAGGCATGAGGGCGACTGACGGCTGCGGCGTCGCCTCGGGAGTCTGCTCGGGGGTGTCGGACATGAGGTCTGGGGCGTGGGGCGTGGATCGTGGGGGACGGCCCACGCTCGACGCGCGGCTCGCTACGCGGGGAGGGTCGCCGGGACCGGCCGGCCGGCGGCGTCGAGCATCCGGCCGTCGATGAGCTGGTTCGGCGCCTCGGTGAAGCGGACGTCCTTGGCGACCGACTCCGTCACGCGGATCTTCTCCTGGATGTCCATCAGCGCGTGGATGATGGCCTCCGGGCGCGGCGGGCAGCCGGGGATGTAGACATCCACAGGCAGGAAGTTGTCGATGCCCTGCACGACCCCGTAGCAGCGGTGCATGCCTCCGGTGGAGGCGCAGGCGCCCTGGGCGATGACCCACTTGGGCTCGGCCATCTGGTCCCAGATGCGGCGGACGGTGTGGGCCATCTTGTGGGAGCACCAGCCCGCGACGATCATCAGGTCCGCCTGACGGGGGCTGAAGCGCATCGCCTCGGAGCCGAAGCGGGCCACGTCGTACTTCGGCCCGGCGAAGCCCATCATCTCGATCGCGCAGCACGCGAGGCCCATTGGCATGGGCATCAGGGAGTTCGACCGCGCCCAGTTGACGACCGAGTCGACGGTGGTGGTGAGGAATCCGCCTTCTTCGCTGAACATGGGGGTGGAGGTCGTGCGCAGAGTCAACGGGGAGGAGCCTGCGGTGTTCGCCGGGTGCCCCGTTTTCAAATCAAACTGAAAGGGCTCAGTCCCAGTCGAGGCCGCCCTTCTTGACGTCATAGAGCAGTCCGACGGCGAGGATGGCGATGAATACGCCGATCACGCTGATGGACGCGAGCGCCGCGCCACCGCCGGCCTCGAGGAACGTCCGGAACGAGACGGCCCACGGGTAGAGGAACACCAGCTCGACGTCGAACACGATGAAGATCATCGCGACGAGGTAGAACTTGACCGAGTAGCGGTCGCGCGCTGAGCCCACGGGGTCCTGGCCGGACTCGTACGGGCTCCCTTTGGTCGCGTTCGGCTGGTGGGGTCCGAAGTACTCCGCGATCTTGAGCAGGCTCATCGCCAGCCCGAGCGCGAGCAGGACCATGAGGAAGAGGGGCAGGAACTCAGCGATCATCGGCGGGCGCGGGGCAGGCAGACAGGGCACGGGAAGCTACCACCGGTCCTCAGGGGCGACGCCTGAACGATGCGCTCGGGGCGTGGACATCGCGGGAAGCCGGGCTGGCGCCGCCTCGGCGCGAAGGCAGGGCTACGTTCTCGGCGTTCTGCCGTGTGCCCCTCCTCCTCCGCATCCTGTGGCTCGACCCGACTCCGCGCCGTCTCGCCGCCCGCGCCGCCGCTGGCTGCGCGGGATCGGGTGGCTGGTGCTCGCCCTCGTGGTCGGCCTCGGCCTCTTCGTGGCCTCGATGCGCGACGCCTTCGGTGGCGCGCCCGAGGGCGAGCGCCTCGCCCGGATGCAGCGCTCGCCGCAGTACGCCGACGGGCGTTTCGTGAGTCCGCTCCCGACGGTCTCCGACAGCGCCTCGTGGGGCGGGATCTGGCGGTTCCTTACGGGCGGGAGCGACATCCGCCAGCCGACGGCACCGATACCGGTCGTGGCGCGCTCGGCCGCCGACTTCGCCGACGCCGCGGCCGATCTGCGGGTGACGTGGTTCGGCCACTCGACGCTGCTCCTAGAGATCGAGGGCGTGCGAATCCTGGTCGACCCGGTCTGGGGCGAGCACGCGGCGCCGTCGCCGCTGCTGGGCGTCCGCCGGTTCTATGCCCCGCCGCTCGCGCTGGCCGACCTCCCGCCGGTCGACGCCGTGGTGATCTCGCACGACCACTACGACCACCTCGACCTGCCGACGGTGCGCGCCCTCGCCGGGACGGTGCCCAAGTGGGTCGTGCCGCTTGGCGTCGGGGCGCACCTGGAGGCGTGGGGCGTGCTGCCGGACCGGATCACGGAACTGGACTGGTGGGGCGAGGCCGAGGTGGCGGGCATTCGCCTGGTAAGCACGCCCGCGCGTCACTTCTCGGGCCGCTTCCTCACCGACCGGGACCGGACGCTCTGGTCGGGCTGGGCGGTCGTCGGCCGGGAGCGGCGGGTCTGGTACAGCGGCGACACGGCGCTCACGCCGGCGTTCGCAGAGGTCGGCCGCCGCCTCGGGCCGTTCGACGTGACGCTCATCGAGTCCGGCGCCTACGACGCCTCGTGGGCCGACGTGCACCTCGGTCCAGAGCAGGCCGTGGCCGCCCATCGGATGGTGCAGCGGGGCGACACGACGGGCGTGCTCGTGCCCGTCCACTGGGGGGCGTTCGATCTCGCGCTGCACGGGTGGACCGAGCCCGCCGAGCGGGTCCGCGTCGCCGCCGAGGCGGCTGGGGTCGCCGTCGCCTTCCCGCGCCCGGGCGAGAGCGTCGCGCCAGATGCCTACCCCTCGACGCCGTGGTGGCCGAGCCTCCCGTGGCAGACCGCCGCCGAGGCGCCCGCCGTGTCGACGAGTCTGCCCGACTCCGTCCTCGCGCTGATCCCGTGACGCGCTCCCAGGGCCGCGTCTCGCCCGACATTCGCGACTCCATGCCGACCTCCAACCGCACCGACCGCCTCGGGCCGAGAGACTACCGGGTCTACACCGAGATCGACATTGCCGCCCCAGCGCCGGTCGTCTGGGCCACCCTGACCGACTTCGAGCGGCTGTCCGACTGGAGCACCTCGTTCAGGGGGCTGACGGGCGACTTCTGGGACGGCGGAGCGGTCACGGCCACGTTCCGCGTCCTCGGCGTCCGCCAGACGTACGAGCACGTGCTGTTCGACGTCGAGGACGGCGTCCAGTGGGCCTGGTCGGATCCGCTCGGCGCGGGCATCCGGGACCATCACGTCTACCGGGTCGAGCCGACGGGCGAGACGACGGCCCGCTTCGTCCACACGGATCGGGCGACGGGCGGATACGTCGGCCTCCTCAACCGCCTCGTCGCACGCGTCATCCGGTCGATGTGCGAGCGCTTCAACGAGGAACTGCGGGCCGAGGCCGAGCGGCGGTACGCGATCTCTCGCGGTGCCGAGTGACCGGTCTGCGGCTTCCTGTATGAGGCGTCGGCGGCCGTAGGCGACGTGACCTGGCGGGTGTCCGGCGCGTTCCGCTCGGGCGGACCGCAGGTTCTGCAGATGGCAGGTTGTGGGGAGCCCGGTGGAGCGACCTTGCGTCGTCCCCACCGATCCGTCATGCGTTTCCTCCTCGTCGCCTCGCTGCTCGCCGTCGCCGCCTCCGCCCAGGCCCCCAACGACTCGGGTCTGCCGCTGGAGCCCGAGCAGGCCGCTTTCGACGCGACCTACTACGACCTCGCCCTCGCCGTCGACATCGACACCCGCACCATCGACGGGACGCTGCTGATGGAGGCCCGCATCGTCCAGCCGACGGCTGCCATCCTGCTCGACCTCGACGCGCCGCTGGAGGTAACCGCGGTGGAGGAGGTCGCGTACGTGGTCGGCTCCGGGGACGAGGTCACGCTGCCGCGCGCCTTCGAGCGGACCGGCAACCGGCTCCGCATCCGCCTCGGGCGGACCGCCCAGCCGGGCGAGGGGCTGCGCTTGCGGATCGCCTACGGCGGCGCCCCCCGCGTCGCCCCGCGCCCGCCGTGGGACGGCGGCTTCACCTGGACCGAGACCGCCGACGGCACGCCGTGGGTCGCCGTCAGCTGCCAGGTCCAGGGCGCCGACCTGTGGTGGCCGGTCAAGGACCACCCGTCCGACGAGGCCGACTCGGTCCGCGTCGCGCTGACGGTGCCGAGTGAGCTTCGCGCCATCTCGAACGGCGTCTGGGAGGGGCGCACCGACCACGGCGACGGCACGGCGACGGAGCGCTGGTTCGTCTCGACGCCCATCAACAACTACGGCGTCTCGTTCGGCATCGGCCCCTACGAGACCGTCGAGATGGAGTACCAGAGCCCGCTCGGCTACACCGCGACGGTGCCGTTCTTCGTCGTCCCCGAGCGCGTGGACGACGCGCGCCGCCAGATGCCCAGCCTGCTCGCCGACCTGGACTTCCTGGAGCGGACCTTCGGCCCGTACGCGTGGCGCGGCGACGGCTACAAGATCTTGCACACGCCCTACCTCGGCATGGAGCACCAGTCGCTCGTGGCCTACGGCTCGACGTTCGAGGACAACGACTATGGCTTCGACTGGCTCCACTTCCACGAGCTGGCGCACGAGTGGTGGGCCAACCTCGGGTCGGCCCCGGACTGGCGCGACTTCTGGGTCCACGAGTCGTTCGCGAGCTACTCGGAGGCGCTCCGCGCCGAGGACATCGCCCTGCGCGCCGGGGGCCCCGAGGCGGCCGAGGCGGCCTACCTCGCCTTCATGCAGGGCAAGCGGGGCAACCACCGCAACGCAATCCCGGTCGCGCCCCGCGAGACGCGGACGACCCAGCAGATGTACGCGCTGCCCGACGGGCGGAGCAACGGAGACATCTACGTCAAGGGCGCCTGGGTGCTGCACTCGCTGCGGTACCTGATCGACGACGACGCGCGCTTCCTGGCCGCCATGCGGTCGCTGCTCTACCCGTCCGCCGCGCACGAGGCCGTGACCGACGGGCGGCAGGCGCGCTGGGTCTCCACCGACGACGTGCTCGCGTCCTTCTCGCGCGCCGCCGACCGCGACCTCTCGGGCCTCTTCGAGGTGTACCTCCGCCAGCCCGAGACGCCGCGCCTCGCCGTCGACCGCGACGGGGCCGACCTCGTGCTCCGCTGGCTCGT
This window contains:
- a CDS encoding DUF4920 domain-containing protein — encoded protein: MTRLLLLPFLLLVACADAPADPAASDGTTEAASVAASTFGEAVPDGDALTPDALIAEAETYAGKTVVVEGVAREVCQQAGCWLTFSDDEGQLVRINVPRDESESYVYTFPKDAAGRTVRVTGILDVTPESVEDQRHYAEDAGASPEEVAAITEPKNTLVLTALGAELADA
- the nuoF gene encoding NADH-quinone oxidoreductase subunit NuoF, with amino-acid sequence MADTDTLLTGQSKAGDWRSYERVILPPIKDLHKIDVYEAEADGYKALKDVVKNGKYDPVGLTNEVKASGLRGRGGAGFPTGLKWSFMPPVDPDKPRYLCCNGDESEPGTFKDRQIFEYNPHLMIEGIVLACYAMSIKTCYLYIRGEYKDYIDHVQTAVDEAYAKGYIGKNILGTDFSTDLVVHAGAGAYICGEETSLMNSLEGRRAYPRIKPPFPAQVGVFGMPTTINNVETLADVPLIVNRGAAWFAGIGTEKHTGPVLYGISGHVNRPGVYEYPAGMLIPDLLEVAGGARGGKKIKAVVPGGSSTPPLTWAMAKDATMDAETLREAGSSMGTAGLCFLDEDTDMVSFTRRIAHFYHHESCGQCTPCRDGTGWMEKLLHRIDDGQGYTRDLDLLLDLCDQMEGRTVCALADAAAWPVRWGIKRFRDEFEAKCLPSAFPGADVSGDGASIEADKLITPTGTP
- the nuoE gene encoding NAD(P)H-dependent oxidoreductase subunit E, coding for MTPETPGPFVSPTPQYVPGEAPERQIADADLVWTADEQARIDVFRSQYPTPDGAVMKTLWLAQAKYGWLPPEAMHLVADTLGVPYAKVYGVATFYTQYFKEKKGTYVLDVCTCFSCQVCGGYDMLHYLEEKLGVTKGETTEDGLFTVQEAECLGACGSAPMLQVTNGPYVHNLTKEKIDAMVDTLRDGKALPFESVTLPQDEDEMNGNRRSDAEATETYITPPVSDTIH
- the nuoD gene encoding NADH dehydrogenase (quinone) subunit D; this encodes MATTDQATPNAHAAAPGTSEDLFTFWPRHNAALYRALADRHTQVEIQAEADARQRVDLGGDGAPVGSAVPMIAEDPLESRMVLNLGPQHPATHGALRVVCQLDGETIEKCLLDIGYLHRGIEKLAEVKTYQEFMPYTDRMDYMSPYSNNVAWCLAVEKLAGIEAPERAQWLRTIGCELARISSHLLWAGTMVMDAGALSVFLWTFKYREEIYSIFDEIAGARFTVSHSRIGGLAFDFSDEALAMTERFCDEFEQQIADWKKLLNRNRIWIDRNEGVGTLTREDVLREGYTGPTLRASGVAHDIRLFEPYLVYDQVDFDIPMRTEGDSLARYFVRVEEMEQSVRIIRQCLQKLPKGPIRVDNAKAAYASKDEVYYSMEGMIHDFMMTDTGVAPPKGAECYHAIESPKGELGFHLVSDGTGSPWRAKIVTGSFKNLQGLETMMEGAMVADTVVLIGSVDPVIGDSDK
- a CDS encoding NADH-quinone oxidoreductase subunit C — its product is MSDTPEQTPEATPQPSVALMPIADALVGGPDDAPFVDPGEQAQTLKFHFTPRDALAGEMERLQTENPHAKATWIVPKVLAALNEEFGDAILETVGYAGETTVFVETARLADVVQFLYDEVGFDYLTDIGTIDRFTEEDRFEVFYNLCALEAKKRIRLKVRVDEEDPTVPTITHVHPGANWHEREAWDMMGIRFEGLTDHRRIYMPEDFEYHPLRKEFPTLGIPGSLPLPANHPDGDLQADPFPRAHGQIPKDLDSD
- a CDS encoding NADH-quinone oxidoreductase subunit NuoB, which encodes MFSEEGGFLTTTVDSVVNWARSNSLMPMPMGLACCAIEMMGFAGPKYDVARFGSEAMRFSPRQADLMIVAGWCSHKMAHTVRRIWDQMAEPKWVIAQGACASTGGMHRCYGVVQGIDNFLPVDVYIPGCPPRPEAIIHALMDIQEKIRVTESVAKDVRFTEAPNQLIDGRMLDAAGRPVPATLPA
- a CDS encoding NADH-quinone oxidoreductase subunit A gives rise to the protein MIAEFLPLFLMVLLALGLAMSLLKIAEYFGPHQPNATKGSPYESGQDPVGSARDRYSVKFYLVAMIFIVFDVELVFLYPWAVSFRTFLEAGGGAALASISVIGVFIAILAVGLLYDVKKGGLDWD
- a CDS encoding MBL fold metallo-hydrolase, whose amino-acid sequence is MARPDSAPSRRPRRRWLRGIGWLVLALVVGLGLFVASMRDAFGGAPEGERLARMQRSPQYADGRFVSPLPTVSDSASWGGIWRFLTGGSDIRQPTAPIPVVARSAADFADAAADLRVTWFGHSTLLLEIEGVRILVDPVWGEHAAPSPLLGVRRFYAPPLALADLPPVDAVVISHDHYDHLDLPTVRALAGTVPKWVVPLGVGAHLEAWGVLPDRITELDWWGEAEVAGIRLVSTPARHFSGRFLTDRDRTLWSGWAVVGRERRVWYSGDTALTPAFAEVGRRLGPFDVTLIESGAYDASWADVHLGPEQAVAAHRMVQRGDTTGVLVPVHWGAFDLALHGWTEPAERVRVAAEAAGVAVAFPRPGESVAPDAYPSTPWWPSLPWQTAAEAPAVSTSLPDSVLALIP
- a CDS encoding SRPBCC domain-containing protein, with translation MTRSQGRVSPDIRDSMPTSNRTDRLGPRDYRVYTEIDIAAPAPVVWATLTDFERLSDWSTSFRGLTGDFWDGGAVTATFRVLGVRQTYEHVLFDVEDGVQWAWSDPLGAGIRDHHVYRVEPTGETTARFVHTDRATGGYVGLLNRLVARVIRSMCERFNEELRAEAERRYAISRGAE
- a CDS encoding M1 family metallopeptidase translates to MRFLLVASLLAVAASAQAPNDSGLPLEPEQAAFDATYYDLALAVDIDTRTIDGTLLMEARIVQPTAAILLDLDAPLEVTAVEEVAYVVGSGDEVTLPRAFERTGNRLRIRLGRTAQPGEGLRLRIAYGGAPRVAPRPPWDGGFTWTETADGTPWVAVSCQVQGADLWWPVKDHPSDEADSVRVALTVPSELRAISNGVWEGRTDHGDGTATERWFVSTPINNYGVSFGIGPYETVEMEYQSPLGYTATVPFFVVPERVDDARRQMPSLLADLDFLERTFGPYAWRGDGYKILHTPYLGMEHQSLVAYGSTFEDNDYGFDWLHFHELAHEWWANLGSAPDWRDFWVHESFASYSEALRAEDIALRAGGPEAAEAAYLAFMQGKRGNHRNAIPVAPRETRTTQQMYALPDGRSNGDIYVKGAWVLHSLRYLIDDDARFLAAMRSLLYPSAAHEAVTDGRQARWVSTDDVLASFSRAADRDLSGLFEVYLRQPETPRLAVDRDGADLVLRWLVPEAAAGAVFDMPVPVVVGGDERRVAMPGGVGRTPVPEGVEWAVDPNGRILVDLAE